One Bradyrhizobium sp. CCGB12 genomic window carries:
- a CDS encoding branched-chain amino acid ABC transporter permease — protein sequence MDLDALAGCLSSSACLVTQTTSGLIIGMLLFLVAVGLTLIFGVLKVVNFSHGAFYMFGAYFAMTAYQLTGSFALAMLAGAAGTAILGLIFERVFMSRVYGADVLMQLLVCYAFVLIFDDVVRIIWGPEFKSMGMPAAFQVMPLFIAGGVVPPYYLLLIGVALLAAIVLGIGLSRSRIGKVIRAAAHNPGMVSALGINTGLIYGGVFALGGMLAGLAGALAAPVRSLTPGMGFSVLIESFIVTVIGGMGSILGALIGALLLGLIRSFGSLGFPLFTEGLMYLFMVIVLVSKPTGLFGKEAA from the coding sequence GTGGATCTCGATGCGCTTGCCGGCTGTCTCTCCAGCTCCGCCTGCCTGGTGACGCAGACCACCAGCGGCCTCATCATCGGCATGCTTCTGTTTCTCGTGGCGGTCGGGCTGACGCTGATCTTCGGCGTACTCAAGGTCGTCAATTTCAGCCACGGCGCCTTCTACATGTTCGGCGCCTATTTCGCGATGACGGCTTATCAGCTCACCGGCAGCTTTGCGCTCGCGATGCTGGCGGGCGCGGCCGGCACCGCCATCCTCGGCCTGATCTTCGAGCGCGTCTTCATGAGCCGCGTCTATGGCGCGGACGTGCTGATGCAGCTGCTCGTCTGCTATGCCTTCGTGCTGATCTTCGACGATGTCGTGCGCATCATCTGGGGACCGGAATTCAAGTCGATGGGAATGCCGGCGGCGTTCCAGGTGATGCCGCTGTTCATCGCCGGCGGCGTGGTGCCGCCTTATTATCTCCTGCTGATCGGCGTCGCGCTTCTCGCGGCCATCGTGCTCGGCATCGGGCTCTCGCGCAGCCGGATCGGCAAGGTGATCCGCGCCGCCGCGCATAACCCCGGCATGGTGTCGGCGCTCGGCATCAACACCGGTCTGATCTATGGCGGCGTTTTCGCGCTCGGCGGCATGCTGGCGGGACTTGCCGGCGCGCTCGCCGCGCCCGTGCGATCGCTGACCCCAGGCATGGGATTTTCGGTACTGATCGAATCCTTCATCGTCACCGTGATCGGCGGCATGGGTTCGATCCTGGGCGCGCTGATCGGCGCGCTGCTGCTCGGCCTGATCAGGTCGTTCGGTTCGCTCGGCTTTCCCTTGTTCACGGAAGGGTTGATGTATCTGTTCATGGTGATCGTGCTGGTCTCAAAGCCCACCGGCCTGTTCGGCAAGGAGGCGGCATGA